The Salifodinibacter halophilus sequence TCTCAGGCACTGCGTGAAGCGGCAGAGCAGGCAATGCATGACGACTGGGGATTTGACGCAGACCTTTTCCATGAATTGGTAACACCATCGATTGTGCTGGAACTGCTGGATGAACGGGAAAGAAACCAGCAATACATCAAACGCCGCGACCAGGAGAACGAGGATATTGCGCTAACAGTAGGGAAACTGCGTGTTGAGCTTGAAACAGCAAAATCAAAACTCAACGAGCAGCGTGAGTATTACGAAGGTGTTATCTCGGATGGGAGTAAGCGTATTGCTAAACTGGAAAGCAACGAAGTCCGTGAAGACGGAAACCAGTTTCTTGTTGTTCGCCATCCTGGGAAGACTCCTGTTATCAAGCACTGCACTGGTGACCTGGAAGAGTTTCTGCGGCAGTTAATCGAACAAGACCCGTTAGTAACTATCGACATCATTACGCATCGCTATTACGGGGTTGGAGGTCAATGGGTTCAGGATGCAGGTGAGTATCTGCATATGATGTCTGACGCTGGCATTCGCATCAAAGGAGAGTGAGATCGGTTTTGTAAAAGATAACGCTTGTGAAAATGCTGAATTTCGCGTCGTCTTCACAGCGATGCCAGAGTCTGTAGTGTCAGATGATGACCGTACTCAA is a genomic window containing:
- a CDS encoding ead/Ea22-like family protein produces the protein MSEINSQALREAAEQAMHDDWGFDADLFHELVTPSIVLELLDERERNQQYIKRRDQENEDIALTVGKLRVELETAKSKLNEQREYYEGVISDGSKRIAKLESNEVREDGNQFLVVRHPGKTPVIKHCTGDLEEFLRQLIEQDPLVTIDIITHRYYGVGGQWVQDAGEYLHMMSDAGIRIKGE